The nucleotide sequence AAGAGAAGATTCACGAATTTGTGATGGGTCACTTCTTCCAATCTTACTCTTTTGATTTAAACAACACGCTTTATTTCTTTACTTCTGGTAGATATGAGTACAAGAACAAAGGGTTCGATCTTACATTAGAAGCTTTAGCTCGATTAAACCACAAGTTAAGAGCAAATAATATAGATAAGACGGTAATCACGTTCTTCATTACTAAACAAGATTACAATTCAATTAATCCTATTGAGTTAGAGTCTAGAGCGGTTCTTGGTGAAATCAGAAAGATTTGTGATGCTATGGAGAAAAGTGTCGGTGAACGACTTTTCTATATCGCATCAAAAGGAGATGTAACTGAAACTCCAACCATCGAAGAATTAATTCCAGAAAGTTTACGTCTTCAATTAAGAAGAACTGTACAATCTTGGAAAACATCTCGACTTCCTTTCATTACTACTCATAATTTAAAGGATGACAATAAGGACGATATTCTAAACTTTGCTAGAAAGTCTGGTTTATTAAACTATGAAGGTGATAAAGTTAAGCTTGTTTACCATCCTGACTTTGTTTCGTCTATGAACCCATTGTTTGGAATTGACTATGATGAGTTTGTAAGAGGATGTCATTTAGGTGTCTTCCCTTCTTATTATGAGCCATGGGGTTACACTCCAATGGAATGTGTTGCAAGAGGCATACCTGCCGTAACTTCTGACTTAGCAGGTTTTGGAGATTTCGTTATCAATGACTTGAAGAGAACTAAAGTTGAAGGCATTGAAGTAATCCACCGTAAGCATAGCGATTACTCACATTCTGCTGAAGAACTTGCGAACTATCTATATGATTTCGTTACTATGGATAGAAGAGACCGTATTTCTCAAAGAAATATTGTTGAGCAGTCTTCTTATCATTTTGATTGGAATGAGCTATACGACTATTATTTAGAAGCATACAACCTTACATTAGGAAATGACTAAATAATGTTCTTATATATAAAAAAGGCGATGATTAATTCTAATCATCGCCTTTTTTGATTACCTCTTACTTAATCTTTTAATACACTTCTTGAGATAACAATCTTCTGAATCTCAGATGTACCTTCATATATCTGTGTGATTTTCGCGTCTCTCATCAAACGTTCTACATGGTACTCTTTTACATAACCGTAACCACCATGTATTTGAACAGCTTCTACAGTTACATCCATAGCTACTTCGGAAGCATATAATTTTGCCATTGCAGATGCCTCAGAAAAATCTTGTCCTTGATCTTTAAGCCAAGCTGCTTTATATACTAGCATGCGAGCTGCTTCAATTTTTGTAGCCATATCAGCTAACTTGAATGCAATCGCTTGATGTTCACAGATAGGCTTACCAAATGTTTTTCTTTCTTTAGAGTACTTTAGAGCTAGTTCATAAGCACCTGCTGCAATTCCTAATGCTTGTGCAGCAATACCTATTCTACCTCCATTCAAAGTACCCATAGCGAATTTAAAACCAAAGCCATCTTCGCCTACTCTATTTTCCTTAGGTACTTTTACATCTGTAAAACTCAACATATGAGTATCTGATCCTCTAATACCTAATTTATCTTCTTTTTTACCTACCACAAAACCATCCATTCCCTTTTCGACGATAA is from Flammeovirga agarivorans and encodes:
- a CDS encoding acyl-CoA dehydrogenase → MNFELTEEQLAVKDAARDFTQNELLPGVIERDTEQRFPAEQVRQMGELGFMSMMVDPKYGGGGMDTVSYVVAMEEISKIDASASVAMSVNNSLVCWGLEKFGTEEQKQKYLTKLASGEAIGAFCLSEPEAGSDATSQTTEAIDMGDHYLLNGTKNWITNGNSASIYLVIAQTDRSKGHKGINCLIVEKGMDGFVVGKKEDKLGIRGSDTHMLSFTDVKVPKENRVGEDGFGFKFAMGTLNGGRIGIAAQALGIAAGAYELALKYSKERKTFGKPICEHQAIAFKLADMATKIEAARMLVYKAAWLKDQGQDFSEASAMAKLYASEVAMDVTVEAVQIHGGYGYVKEYHVERLMRDAKITQIYEGTSEIQKIVISRSVLKD
- a CDS encoding glycosyltransferase, with translation MPKNIHLKDNPVLIEGAWEVCNQVGGIYTVIKSKILNVLSTFGDENYCLIGPYVSNNISAIFDPISDDGDDLISRTVRSLRSKGYEVHYGRWLVSGRPKVVLFKPYNEAWKLTDIKKSLWESHNIPSFDGDDLFDQTIMLSSQMTDFFTELDAVNNGERKILAHMHEWMAGIPIPEIRRKGLNIQTVFTTHATLLGRYLAMNDPEFYTNLEKGTYNWAKEAEHFNIKPQVSIERAAAHGAHTFSTVSRLTAVECKYLLGREINAIVPNGINIHKFEALHESQNLHQRYKEKIHEFVMGHFFQSYSFDLNNTLYFFTSGRYEYKNKGFDLTLEALARLNHKLRANNIDKTVITFFITKQDYNSINPIELESRAVLGEIRKICDAMEKSVGERLFYIASKGDVTETPTIEELIPESLRLQLRRTVQSWKTSRLPFITTHNLKDDNKDDILNFARKSGLLNYEGDKVKLVYHPDFVSSMNPLFGIDYDEFVRGCHLGVFPSYYEPWGYTPMECVARGIPAVTSDLAGFGDFVINDLKRTKVEGIEVIHRKHSDYSHSAEELANYLYDFVTMDRRDRISQRNIVEQSSYHFDWNELYDYYLEAYNLTLGND